In Fluviispira sanaruensis, a genomic segment contains:
- a CDS encoding MinD/ParA family ATP-binding protein has translation MFDQASSLREIMKNIEKEGVNKIIQPQFTQKIPTVIAVSGGKGGVGKTLTTANLGLCMARLGMRTLLIDGDFGLANLDVVLNLRPKYTLDDVLCGERHLKEIIMTGPEGVRIIPSSSGVMKVPELDKLQKLVLLDQIEALDEEFDVVIIDTPAGVSKNVQYWTTSAAEIIMVVTPEPTSLADCYASIKILAQVTSENSFKLIVNMAHNDQEAKRIYEKISTLADEYLQVRVEYLGFIPFDESVRASVRERVPYVQRYPFSLASQGLRDISRQIVTQSTVGQLKGTMQFFWRRMIAANNNEVFAYK, from the coding sequence GTGTTTGATCAAGCTTCAAGTCTAAGAGAAATAATGAAAAATATTGAGAAAGAAGGCGTGAATAAAATAATTCAGCCTCAATTTACGCAAAAGATACCTACTGTTATTGCTGTATCTGGTGGAAAAGGTGGGGTTGGCAAAACTTTGACCACGGCAAATCTAGGACTGTGTATGGCTAGGCTCGGAATGAGAACATTGCTTATTGATGGTGATTTTGGTTTAGCAAACTTAGATGTAGTTTTAAATTTACGACCAAAATACACTTTAGATGACGTGCTTTGTGGTGAACGACATCTAAAAGAAATTATCATGACGGGGCCTGAAGGTGTGCGAATTATTCCTTCCTCAAGTGGAGTCATGAAAGTCCCTGAATTGGATAAACTACAGAAATTAGTTTTGCTTGATCAAATAGAAGCTTTAGATGAGGAATTTGATGTTGTGATCATCGACACACCTGCAGGAGTTTCAAAAAATGTACAATATTGGACGACTTCTGCTGCGGAAATTATAATGGTTGTGACGCCCGAACCAACAAGTTTGGCAGATTGTTATGCAAGCATAAAAATTCTTGCGCAAGTCACTTCTGAAAACTCATTCAAGCTTATTGTAAATATGGCTCACAATGATCAAGAAGCAAAAAGAATATATGAAAAAATATCTACATTAGCGGATGAATATTTGCAAGTACGCGTTGAATATCTTGGGTTTATTCCTTTTGATGAATCCGTTAGAGCTTCTGTGCGCGAAAGAGTGCCTTATGTGCAGAGATATCCATTTTCTTTGGCTTCTCAAGGTTTAAGAGATATTTCACGTCAGATAGTTACACAAAGTACAGTGGGTCAGCTTAAAGGAACAATGCAATTTTTTTGGCGAAGAATGATTGCAGCCAATAATAATGAAGTTTTTGCATATAAATAA
- the flhF gene encoding flagellar biosynthesis protein FlhF, with amino-acid sequence MEIRKFESFSLQDAIKLVKLELGRDAIILSTKEKEIYSEDLDKNCRIYEVTATANATMNGRVISPKSGQNLPKVDFPRIKPKNEATVVKGDTKIYRPQNSPSLVNLNSETRIMAKTLASALQKDNSKERLLAPEQNRGKSYYDNAENIEDIGVLRSEISKVRKELEALPQVDISEQMQEIKLLLHDIMKEKYKKTVDGSNTHITDIGIRLRTAGVSENFISQLSTFLKGLEDPKLSEELVASPEKTRDFYLSNAIKFIFKYLKVTGPFRIENGRKKIICLVGPTGVGKTTTIAKIAAKLKITDGKTVELISMDSYRIAASDQLRVYAKILECPFAETSDKNELLKYISKNNNYDYILIDTAGISTRFNEQMEFLRKMLTVPLPIEFHLVMSCTMKQRDIDETIRGFKFLSPSSLIFTKLDESWAFGEILNSSVSAKIPLSYFTTGQRVPEDLEIASKERVVERLLKL; translated from the coding sequence ATGGAAATTAGAAAGTTTGAATCGTTTTCACTTCAAGACGCAATAAAACTTGTTAAGTTAGAGCTTGGTCGAGACGCAATCATTCTTTCTACCAAAGAAAAAGAAATATATTCTGAAGATCTTGATAAAAATTGTCGGATCTATGAAGTCACTGCAACTGCAAATGCAACTATGAATGGACGTGTGATTTCTCCTAAATCCGGACAGAATTTACCTAAAGTTGATTTTCCAAGAATCAAACCCAAAAATGAAGCAACTGTTGTAAAAGGGGACACAAAAATATATCGTCCACAAAATAGTCCAAGTCTGGTCAATTTAAATTCTGAGACGCGTATTATGGCAAAAACCTTAGCGAGCGCATTGCAAAAAGATAATTCAAAAGAAAGACTCTTAGCTCCTGAACAAAATCGCGGGAAAAGTTATTATGATAATGCTGAGAATATAGAAGATATTGGCGTACTTCGAAGTGAAATTTCTAAAGTAAGAAAAGAATTAGAGGCTTTACCCCAAGTCGATATTTCAGAACAAATGCAAGAGATTAAACTTCTTTTGCATGATATTATGAAGGAAAAGTATAAGAAAACAGTTGATGGTTCTAACACGCATATCACAGACATAGGTATAAGGCTTAGAACTGCAGGAGTTTCAGAGAATTTTATAAGTCAACTCTCAACCTTTTTAAAGGGATTAGAGGATCCTAAATTAAGTGAAGAGTTGGTTGCATCCCCAGAAAAAACAAGAGATTTTTATTTAAGCAATGCTATTAAATTTATCTTTAAATATTTAAAAGTAACAGGGCCTTTCCGAATTGAGAATGGAAGAAAAAAAATAATCTGTCTTGTCGGACCAACTGGGGTTGGTAAGACTACGACAATCGCAAAAATTGCGGCAAAATTAAAAATCACGGATGGAAAAACAGTTGAATTAATTTCGATGGATTCCTATAGAATTGCAGCATCAGATCAATTGCGTGTGTACGCAAAAATTTTAGAATGTCCTTTCGCCGAGACAAGTGATAAAAATGAGTTATTAAAATATATCTCAAAAAATAATAATTACGATTATATACTTATCGATACTGCAGGAATTAGCACGCGCTTTAATGAACAAATGGAATTTTTAAGAAAAATGTTAACTGTTCCTTTGCCGATCGAGTTTCACCTTGTGATGTCTTGCACAATGAAACAAAGAGATATTGATGAAACAATTAGAGGATTTAAATTTTTATCACCAAGCAGTTTGATTTTTACAAAACTTGATGAGTCGTGGGCATTTGGAGAAATATTAAATAGCAGTGTGAGTGCAAAAATCCCATTAAGTTACTTTACGACCGGTCAACGTGTTCCAGAAGACTTAGAAATTGCATCTAAGGAAAGAGTTGTTGAGAGATTACTAAAGTTATAA